The Anastrepha ludens isolate Willacy chromosome 2, idAnaLude1.1, whole genome shotgun sequence genome contains a region encoding:
- the LOC128860057 gene encoding uncharacterized protein LOC128860057, which yields MLSHSFWLLATLTVLSCTFRNVTTRTATGSTAQQLTAAQAKDGGGGGSGDSGSAHSWASSGASSSAAFWGDLSQAYRIYKNCTQDNLSVCLKVKLLTGLQRVLRSSKVLKLIDGVQFVKSGDEATNGNAAPRLSFTNEKELEAVLPRGEAAKEQVLHSMIAREFSNLLENFTLQVKFPYMQGAASNTDEIVSEGRKKKDKKGGGGAYIMIPLLLGGTFIPIAYGALAMLAGKALIVSKLALVLASIIGIKKLLSGNNKDSHEVVVSSGGHSGWGRDMDLAYSGWKPGKEGVKGM from the exons ATGTTGAGCCACTCATTTTGGCTGCTAGCAACATTAACAGTCCTTTCGTGCACCTTCCGCAATGTGACGACGCGTACCGCCACCGGTTCGACGGCACAACAACTAACCGCTGCACAAGCCAAAgatggcggcggcggcggcagtGGTGACAGTGGTAGTGCGCATTCATGGGCCAGCTCTGGCGCGAGTAGCTCCGCTGCCTTCTGGGGTGATCTTTCGCAAGCCTATCGAATTTATAAGAATTGCACGCAAGACAATCTCTCGGTGTGCCTGAAGGTGAAACTATTGACGGGGCTGCAGCGTGTGTTACGATCTTCGAAGGTGCTTAAATTGATTGATGGCGTGCAATTCGTCAAGAGCGGCGATGAGGCGACAAATGGCAACGCGGCGCCTCGGTTGAGTTTCACCAATGAAAAGGAGCTCGAAGCGGTGTTGCCACGTGGCGAAGccgctaaggagcaggtgctgcaCAGTATGATTGCGCGGGAATTTTCCAATTTGCTGGAGAATTTCACGTTGCAg GTCAAATTTCCCTACATGCAAGGCGCGGCGTCAAACACCGACGAAATCGTTTCAGAGGGACGAAAGAAAAAGGACAAGAAAGGTGGTGGTGGCGCTTACATAATGATTCCACTACTGCTCGGCGGCACATTCATACCAATCGCCTATGGCGCCCTAGCAATGTTGGCGGGTAAAGCGTTGATCGTTTCCAAGTTGGCGCTCGTGTTGGCCTCCATTATCGGCATTAAGAAACTACTAAGTGGCAACAACAAGGACTCGCACGAAGTGGTCGTCTCGTCGGGTGGCCATTCAGGTTGGGGACGTGACATGGATCTGGCATACAGTGGCTGGAAACCTGGCAAAGAGGGTGTGAAGGGTATGTAG